The following is a genomic window from Flavobacteriales bacterium.
GCCGCCCTGGGTCAGCTTGGCGACGCCATGGCGCACGGCGTTCTCCACCAGGGTCTGCAGCAGCATGGGCGGCACGGGTTCGCGTTCCAGCCCCTGGGGTACGTCGATCTGAACACGGAGGCGCTCCTCGAAGCGCATGGCCTCCAGCGCGAGGTAGGCCTTCACGATGTCCACCTCCTCACCAAGAGGGACGGTGGTGCGCTTCACGGTGTTCATCGCGTTGCGCAGGATGGCGCTCAGCTGGGTGATGGCCCGCTTGGCCTGCGCGGGGTCCTCGTCGATCAGCGCGCGGATGCCGTTCAGGGCGTTGAACATGAAGTGCGGGTTCAGCTGGCTCCGCAGGTTGTTCAGTTGATTCTCGCGGTCGGCCGTCTGCAGGCGCAGGTTGCGGATCTCCTCCAGGCGGTTGCGCGCGAAATAGTGGTAGGCGAGGTAGGCCAGGGACCACACCACCAGCAGCACCACCCAGTTGATGAGCTGTTCGAAGAAGCGGGCGGCATCGCTGCTGAAGAGCGAGTCATACTGCGGCAACAGCAGCTCCACCAGGACGCCCTCCATCACCGTGGCGGTGAGGCCCAGCAGCAAGCCGGTGAGGGCCAGCCGCGGGATCAGGAGGCCCAGGGGGCGTTCCAGCCAGTGGTTGCGGACCATCACCTCGCGCAGGGCGTGGCTGGTGGCGATCCCCAGGGCGAACACCAGCACCAGGATCAGGTTGAGCTCCGGATCGAACGTTCCGCCCACGTACGTCCACAGCGCGTACAGCCCCACATAGCCGCCCCACGCCCCAAGCTGGGTGGCCCAATAGAGCAGATAGCGCCGTTGAGGTGACATGGATGGACCACGAAGGTACCGGGAGGCTTCGCGATGGACGGGAGCATTCCATGAGCGGCGGACGGTCGGGTTGGAAGGGCGGTACCTTCGGGCCCCTCATGAACTTCCTGGGCCACCTGTACCTGAGCGGGAACGATCCGCTGGTGATCACGGGCAACTTCATGGCCGACGCCATCAAGGGCGGCGACCTCAGCCGCTTCCCCGCCGACCTGCAACGCGGCATCCGGCTGCACCGCGCCATCGACCACTACACCGACCAGCACCCGCTGGCCCGTGCGGGCCGTGAACGGGCCCGGGCCCACGCCGGCCGCTACGCCCCGGTGGTGATGGACCTGTTCTACGACCATCTGCTCGCGGCCCACTGGAACACCCTGCACCCCGAACCGCTGGATCAGTTCACCGCCCGCATGTACACCGTGCTGAAGGCCCACGCCACCTGGATGGAGGGTCGGCCGGCGCGCATGCTGCCCCACCTGATGGCCGAGGACTGGCTGGGGGCCTATGCGCACCGCGAGGGCTTGGCCGGCGCCTTGCGCGGCATGGCGCGCAGGGCGCCCGAGGGCCACGCCATGGTGGGCGCCGAGGAGGTGCTCTGGCAGCACTACGACGCCTATCGCGCGGAGTTCATCGGCTTCCTCACGGACATCGAACGCGACACACGCTCCCTGCGATGACCCGCGCACAACGGATCGCCCTCGTCGGCCTGCTCGTGATCGGTCTCATCGGCCTGGTGCTCTGGTTCCGCACGGAGGTCGTCGTTCCGCGCAGCGTCCAACACCCCTGGTCCGAACCGGTGGTGGACCGCGACCTGGCGATGATCGCAGCGGATACCCTGCGTGTGCTGGTGGTGGAACATCCGCTAACATACGAACGCTTCCCCGGAGGTGAACGTGGGGCGGAGCTCGAACTGCTGGAACGGTTCGCCCGCCAGCGGAAGCTCCCGCTGAAGGTCCTGGCCGTGGCGCCCGACAGCCTGCTGCCCCTGCTGCAGCGTGGGGCCGGTGATGTGGTGGCCGCACTGGTCCATCGCGGACGATTCGGTGATGCGGTGTCCTCCACGATGCCGTGGTGGCATGCCGCGCCGGTGCGTGTGCAGCTGCGCCCCGACCGGGCTGCGGAGGTGGGGCCCGGCGATGCGGACACGGTGCACGTGAACGCCTTCGGAGCATGGGCGACGGACAGTGCGGCGTCCCCACTGCGGCGGGCCGATGTGCGCACAGGCACCGCCTTGATCGAGGCGGTGGCGGTGGGGGAGCTGGCCGCCGCGCTGGTGAGCGACCTGGAGGCACGCCATCACGCCGAGGACCTGCCGCAGCTGGCCTTCGAGCCGGTGGACGACCCACCGGTGGACCTGGTGTTCGCGGTGCGACGCAACGCGGTGCGGCTGCGCGACGCACTGGACGGCTGGCTGTCGATGCCCGCCGAGCAGGAGGCGCGCGCCCTCATCATCGCGGCCTACGGCGACCGGTTGCCAAGGCGTGGTCCCTTGGGCGCCACGCGCGGTAGGCCACTGACCGGTGACTCCTTGTCGCCGTTCGATGCGCTTTTCCAGGAGAAGGCGGACCTGATGCACTGGGACTGGGAACTGCTCGCCGCCATCGCGTTCAAGGAATCGCGCTTCGACACGGCCGCGCTCAGTGTGAAAGGTGCGCAGGGCCTCATGCAGATGATGCCCGCCACGGCCGAACGCCTGGGCGTGGACAGCATGCAGTTGGTGGAAGGGCAGGTGCACGCTGCGGCCATCTACCTGGCCATGCTGGACAGCCTGTGGCGGCGCTCCATCCCGGAGGCGGACGAACGCCTGCACTTCGTACTGGCCGCCTACAACGCCGGTCCGGGCCATGTGCGCGACGCGCAACGCCTCGCTCAGGAGCTGGGCCTGGACAGCCGTCGGTGGACCGGTCACGTGGAACGCGCCATCACGCTGCTGGCCTTTCCGGCCTATTACCAGCGTCCGGGCATCACGGCAGGGCGCTGCAAGGGTTCGCAGACCTTCCGGTACGTCCGCGAGGTGCTCGGTCTGCACCGCAGGTTCAGGGCGGCCGGGCGTTGAGAGGTCCGTCCCTGTACCTTGCGGGGCCATGTCACGTCGCGTTCCCTCATCCGTCCCGGCACGCCTGCTCACGGGCCTCGCCGGTGCTTTCGCCCTTCTGATGCCCCTGGCCACGTTCGCGCAACAGGGGCTGCCGCACGCGCTCGATCCTTCGGAGGTGCCGCTGATCCGTGCTTACCGCGACAGCCGCGCCCAGGATGCGCGAGGCACCGCCACACCGCCCCCCTTCGCGCCCCGCACCATGGCCGAATGGGAGGAGGTGCAGACGCTCTGCGTGGCCTGGGTGTCCTTTCCCAGCATCCTCAAGCAGATCGTGCGGCACGCCAAGGCCGAGTGCCAGGTGCTCATCCTCTGCGGCAACCCCGGGACCACCAACTCGCAGACCAACATCACCACCTACCTGCTGGCGAACAACGCGGGCGGGGCTCCGCTGCCGGACCTCACCAACATCAGTTTCCTGAACACGCCCTACAACAGCATCTGGATGCGCGACTACGGTCCGGAGTGCATCTATCAGAACGAGGTGGACTCGCTGTTCCTGCTGGACTGGATCTACAACCGGCCTCGGCCGGCGGACGATGCCACCCCCGACGCCATCGGCGCCTTCAAGAACATCGCCGTGTACAGCACCACCACCGCGCCGAACGACCTGGTGCACACCGGGGGCAACTTCATGAGCGACGGCTTCGGCACGGGCTTCAGCAGCGACCTGGTGATCGAGGAGAACGGCCCTTCCGGGGCGTACAACCAGACGGACAAGACCCCCGCGCAGGTGGACGCGCTGATGACCACCTGGATGGGCATCCAGCCGGGGCGCTACGTGCGGATGACGCAGCTGCCCTTCGACGGCATCAACCACATCGACATGCACATGAAGCTGCTCGACGAGCGGACGCTGTTGATCGGGCAGTTCCCGAACGGGGTCAGCGACGGGCCGCAGATCGAGGCCAACATCCAGGCCATCCAGCAGAACGTCACCAGCGTGTTCGGCACGCCGTACCGCATCATCCGGGTGCCCATGCCACCGAGCACCGGCGGCGCCTACCCGCCGAGCAGCAGCTACCGCACCTACACCAACAGCATCTTCATCAACCGCACCATCCTGGTGCCCACCTACCGAGAGCAGTACGACACCACCGCGCTGCGCATCTATCGCGAAGCGCTGCCGGGATACAAGGTCGTTCCGATCGACTGTGACGATGCGAGCGGCAACATCATCGCCCAGAGCGGGGCGCTGCACTGCATCACGAAGGCGATCGGGGTGTCCAAGCCGCTGTTGATCCGCCACGAGCCGCTCGCCGACCGGACGAACGCGGGCGTCGGCTATCCGGTGGAGGCCTACATCCGGCACCAGAGCGGCATCGCCTCGGCACAGGTGTATTGGACCACGGACACCACCCAAGGGTACACGGCATTGGCCATGGCGCCCATCGGCGGAAATGAATGGGCAGCGACGATCCCCGAACAGCCCGGTGGCGGCACGGTGTACTACCACCTCCGGGCGGTGGCCCAGAGCGGCAAGGTGCAGGTGAGGCCCATCACGGCCCCGCAGGGGGGGTGGCGCTTCACCATCACCCCGGCGCCGGGCCTCGCCCTGGCGGTGCGCGCCTACCTGGAAGGGGCCTTCGATGCCAACGCGGGCCAGATGCGCGACGACCTGCGCACGCAAGGCCTGCTCCCTCTCGCCGAGCCCTACACGGCCGCGGGCATCCCCCTGGTCGGCAACACCACGGGCACCACCACCGCACCTGTGCTCGCCGTCACCGGGGCGAACGCCATCGTGGACTGGGTGCTGTTGGAGCTGCGCGATGCCGCGGTGCCGACCACGGTGCTGCGGAGCCGCACGGCGCTGGTGCAACGCGATGGCGACATCGTGGCGGTGGACGGCACCTCGCCCGTGTCCTTCGACCTGCCACCAGGCACCTACCATGTCGCGGCGCGCCACCGGAACCACTTGGGCGTGATGACGGCCACGGCCCTGACGCTGGGGGGCGGCACCACAGCGCTCGACCTCACCGCGGCGGCCACGCCCACCTGGGGCACGGACGCGCGGAAGACCGTTGGGAACGTGCGAGCGCTGTGGGCGGGCAACGTCCTGCGCGATGACCGGTTGAAGTACGCCGGTTCCGCCAACGACCGGGACCCGGTGCTGACCGCGATCGGC
Proteins encoded in this region:
- a CDS encoding histidine kinase, which produces MSPQRRYLLYWATQLGAWGGYVGLYALWTYVGGTFDPELNLILVLVFALGIATSHALREVMVRNHWLERPLGLLIPRLALTGLLLGLTATVMEGVLVELLLPQYDSLFSSDAARFFEQLINWVVLLVVWSLAYLAYHYFARNRLEEIRNLRLQTADRENQLNNLRSQLNPHFMFNALNGIRALIDEDPAQAKRAITQLSAILRNAMNTVKRTTVPLGEEVDIVKAYLALEAMRFEERLRVQIDVPQGLEREPVPPMLLQTLVENAVRHGVAKLTQGGDIHIAARHAEDGLHLTVRNTGHYEPGRINGSGIGLRNTQRRLDLIYGRKANLHISNADGMVVTDVLIPRVEAKVAEEES
- a CDS encoding DUF479 domain-containing protein, whose product is MNFLGHLYLSGNDPLVITGNFMADAIKGGDLSRFPADLQRGIRLHRAIDHYTDQHPLARAGRERARAHAGRYAPVVMDLFYDHLLAAHWNTLHPEPLDQFTARMYTVLKAHATWMEGRPARMLPHLMAEDWLGAYAHREGLAGALRGMARRAPEGHAMVGAEEVLWQHYDAYRAEFIGFLTDIERDTRSLR
- a CDS encoding transglycosylase SLT domain-containing protein; protein product: MTRAQRIALVGLLVIGLIGLVLWFRTEVVVPRSVQHPWSEPVVDRDLAMIAADTLRVLVVEHPLTYERFPGGERGAELELLERFARQRKLPLKVLAVAPDSLLPLLQRGAGDVVAALVHRGRFGDAVSSTMPWWHAAPVRVQLRPDRAAEVGPGDADTVHVNAFGAWATDSAASPLRRADVRTGTALIEAVAVGELAAALVSDLEARHHAEDLPQLAFEPVDDPPVDLVFAVRRNAVRLRDALDGWLSMPAEQEARALIIAAYGDRLPRRGPLGATRGRPLTGDSLSPFDALFQEKADLMHWDWELLAAIAFKESRFDTAALSVKGAQGLMQMMPATAERLGVDSMQLVEGQVHAAAIYLAMLDSLWRRSIPEADERLHFVLAAYNAGPGHVRDAQRLAQELGLDSRRWTGHVERAITLLAFPAYYQRPGITAGRCKGSQTFRYVREVLGLHRRFRAAGR
- a CDS encoding agmatine deiminase family protein, with amino-acid sequence MSRRVPSSVPARLLTGLAGAFALLMPLATFAQQGLPHALDPSEVPLIRAYRDSRAQDARGTATPPPFAPRTMAEWEEVQTLCVAWVSFPSILKQIVRHAKAECQVLILCGNPGTTNSQTNITTYLLANNAGGAPLPDLTNISFLNTPYNSIWMRDYGPECIYQNEVDSLFLLDWIYNRPRPADDATPDAIGAFKNIAVYSTTTAPNDLVHTGGNFMSDGFGTGFSSDLVIEENGPSGAYNQTDKTPAQVDALMTTWMGIQPGRYVRMTQLPFDGINHIDMHMKLLDERTLLIGQFPNGVSDGPQIEANIQAIQQNVTSVFGTPYRIIRVPMPPSTGGAYPPSSSYRTYTNSIFINRTILVPTYREQYDTTALRIYREALPGYKVVPIDCDDASGNIIAQSGALHCITKAIGVSKPLLIRHEPLADRTNAGVGYPVEAYIRHQSGIASAQVYWTTDTTQGYTALAMAPIGGNEWAATIPEQPGGGTVYYHLRAVAQSGKVQVRPITAPQGGWRFTITPAPGLALAVRAYLEGAFDANAGQMRDDLRTQGLLPLAEPYTAAGIPLVGNTTGTTTAPVLAVTGANAIVDWVLLELRDAAVPTTVLRSRTALVQRDGDIVAVDGTSPVSFDLPPGTYHVAARHRNHLGVMTATALTLGGGTTALDLTAAATPTWGTDARKTVGNVRALWAGNVLRDDRLKYAGSANDRDPVLTAIGGTVPTTTLSGQYRPEDVNLDGVVKYAGGANDRDPILVNIGGTVPTATRLEQLP